The following are encoded together in the Juglans microcarpa x Juglans regia isolate MS1-56 chromosome 2D, Jm3101_v1.0, whole genome shotgun sequence genome:
- the LOC121249559 gene encoding uncharacterized protein At2g33490, whose product MKSSLGKLRRLALHKNDAKEKTGFLPSAHLDELAEAAKDMQEMRNCYDSILSAAAATANSAYEFSESLREMGACLLEKTVLHDNKENGEVLLMLGKVQYELQKLVDNYRSHIFSTITNPSESLLNELRTVEEMKIQCDEKRDVYEYMMAQQREKGRSKSGKGENFTVQQLQAAHEEYNEEATLCVFRLKSLKQGQSRSLLTQAARHHAAQLNFFRRGLKSLEAVEPHVRRVTEQQHIDYQFSGLEDDDVEDGEDDGKNSYSADDAGELSFDYRRTRQGLDAVSRSSMEVDEAGLTFPQALTTENAEMNLDKSQDDLRISSREPRVGSHSAPISTEMFDPAEKVINMQPSSTRRPNTYVLPTPVDAKASSSSRTSSSVPQLMPSGRTHNLWHSSPLEDKKHEKDSGDGVSVLKESNINNTTIALPPPLVQGISLSQLETFNASDTSKIKRQAFSGPLIGKPGSTKPVLSSSGPIASAELPQLVSGMPSRLPIPQPSSPKVSPSASPPPVSSPKISELHELPRPPGNPASKPAKSHGLLGHSAPLSFRNQEPFGINKIPLEASTAASPLPIPPLIVPRSFSIPSSGQRAMAMQVTKLLDSPQVSGKAEEVASPPLTPISLSKR is encoded by the exons ATGAAGTCCTCGTTGGGTAAGCTTCGCAGATTGGCACTTCACAAGAACGATGCCAAGGAGAAGACGGGGTTTCTACCTTCTGCACACTTGGATGAGCTCGCTGAGGCTGCGAAG GACATGCAAGAGATGAGAAATTGCTATGATAGCATACTCTCTGCAGCAGCTGCTACAGCAAATAGTGCATATG AATTCTCAGAATCACTGCGGGAAATGGGTGCTTGTCTGCTGGAGAAGACTGTATTACATGATAACAAAGAAAATG GTGAAGTTTTGCTAATGTTGGGGAAAGTGCAGTACGAACTTCAAAAACTTGTCGATAACTAT CGCTCTCATATATTCTCAACAATCACAAACCCTTCAGAGTCTCTTCTTAATGAACTTCGAACTGTTGAG GAGATGAAGATACAATGCGATGAAAAGAG AGATGTATATGAATACATGATGGCACAgcagagagaaaaaggaagatcaAAGAGTGGGAAAGGTGAAAACTTTACTGTACAGCAACTGCAAGCAGCTCATGAAGAATATAATGAGGAGGCCACTCTATGTGTTTTCCGGTTGAAATCTCTTAAGCAAGGGCAATCTCGAAGTCTTCTAACACAAGCAGCTCGTCACCATGCGGCTCAG TTGAATTTCTTTCGGAGGGGACTCAAATCACTTGAGGCTGTTGAGCCACATGTTAGACGGGTTACAGAACAGCAACATATTGATTACCAGTTCAGTGGACTTGAAGATGATGATGTGGaagatggtgaggatgatggCAAGAATAGCTATAGTGCTGATGATGCTGGGGAATTGAGTTTTGACTATAGACGAACTAGGCAGGGGCTTGATGCTGTTTCCAGGAGTTCAATGGAG GTAGATGAAGCGGGCCTTACGTTTCCCCAAGCTTTGACTACGGAAAATGCTGAG ATGAATCTTGACAAAAGCCAAGACGATCTCAGAATCTCAAGTAGAGAACCTAGAGTGGGTAGCCATTCGGCCCCAATATCTACAGAAATGTTTGATCCAgcagaaaaagtaataaatatgcAACCTTCATCTACTCGAAGGCCTAACACATATGTGTTGCCCACACCAGTTGATGCAAAGGCTTCAAGTTCATCAAGAACAAGTAGTTCAGTTCCCCAGTTGATGCCAAGTGGACGCACCCACAATTTGTGGCATTCTTCCCCATTGGAAGATAAGAAGCATGAGAAAGATTCTGGTGATGGTGTGTCTGTACTCAAAGAGAGCAACATTAATAATACCACCATTGCGCTACCCCCTCCTTTGGTGCAGGGAATTTCACTTTCTCAGCTTGAGACGTTTAATGCTTCTGACACTAGCAAAATCAAGCGACAAGCTTTTTCTGGTCCATTAATTGGTAAGCCGGGGTCAACAAAGCCTGTTTTATCGTCTAGTGGTCCCATTGCGTCTGCTGAATTGCCCCAACTAGTTTCTGGAATGCCTTCTCGGTTGCCAATTCCTCAGCCTTCATCTCCAAAAGTATCCCCAAGTGCTTCACCTCCCCCTGTGTCTTCACCCAAGATAAGTGAACTTCACGAGCTTCCTAGACCCCCAGGTAATCCAGCCTCCAAGCCAGCAAAATCTCATGGCTTACTGGGGCACTCTGCTCCATTGTCCTTCAGAAATCAGGAGCCATttggaataaataaaattcCTTTGGAGGCATCAACTGCGGCTTCTCCACTTCCAATCCCACCATTAATTGTCCCTCGGAGTTTCTCTATACCCTCAAGTGGTCAGAGAGCGATGGCAATGCAAGTTACAAAGCTTTTGGATTCTCCCCAAGTTTCAGGCAAGGCTGAAGAAGTTGCTTCACCTCCATTAACACCCATTTCCCTGTCAAAACGTTAA
- the LOC121249560 gene encoding glycerophosphodiester phosphodiesterase GDPD1, chloroplastic-like, translated as MALKAVHVSDVPNLDQVPDNASLSLYSTRFPKGVDMGRGNAYRIPKFLVIGHRGHGMNVLQSSDKRMRAIKENSIASFNAASSFPLDFIEFDVQVTKDGCPVIFHDDVILSEKNGTVFERRVTELSLAEFLCYGPQSEPGKEGNTLLRKTKDGKILKWDVDTDDPLCTLQEAFQQVEPSLGFNIELKFDDHIVYQPDYLIHVIQTILQVVFEHAKDRAILFSSFQPDAALIVRKLQSTFPVFFLTNGGTEIYYDVRRNSLEEAIKLCLEGGLQGIVSEVKGVFRNPGAVTKSKEANLSFLTYGKLNNVPEAVYVQHLMGIDGVIVDLVREITEAVSEMIKPSKAGEEDGKLQAAAKPQFSERELAFLLKLIPELIQH; from the exons ATGGCTCTCAAAGCCGTTCATGTCTCCGACGTCCCAAATCTCGACCAGGTCCCCGACAAtgcctctctgtctctctattCCACCCGCTTCCCCAAAG GTGTGGATATGGGGAGGGGTAATGCGTACAGGATACCCAAATTTTTGGTGATAGGGCACAGGGGCCACGGCATGAACGTCTTGCAGTCTTCCGATAAAAGAATGAGAGCCATAAAAGAGAACTCGATCGCGTCCTTCAACGCTGCCTCCAGTTTCCCTCTTGATTTCATCGAATTCGACGTCCAG GTGACTAAAGATGGCTGCCCAGTCATTTTCCACGACGACGTGATTCTCTCTGAAAAGAAC GGTACTGTGTTTGAGAGAAGGGTTACAGAACTTTCTCTTGCAGAATTCCTTTGTTATGGTCCCCAAAGTGAGCCCGGAAAGGAGGGAAACACCCTGCTGAGAAAAACCAAAGATGGCAAAATTCTGAAGTGGGATGTTGACACGGATGACCCTCTTTGTACCCTTCAAGAGGCATTTCAGCAAGTGGAACCCTCGTTGGGCTTCAATATTGAGTTGAAATTCGATGATCACATCGTCTACCAGCCAGATTATCTCATCCATGTCATCCAAACCATTTTGCAG GTGGTGTTTGAGCACGCTAAAGATCGAGCCATTCTGTTCTCGAGCTTCCAGCCAGATGCGGCACTTATCGTTAGAAAATTACAGAGCACCTTCCCT GTCTTCTTTTTGACAAATGGGGGTACCGAGATTTACTACGATGTGAGGAGGAACTCCTTGGAGGAGGCCATAAAGCTGTGTTTGGAGGGCGGTTTGCAAGGAATTGTCTCAGAGGTTAAGGGAGTTTTTAGAAATCCAGGGGCAGTGACCAAGTCCAAGGAGGCCAATCTTTCATTCCTTACATACGGCAAATTGAA TAACGTGCCTGAAGCAGTTTACGTGCAACATCTAATGGGAATCGACGGTGTGATAGTCGATCTAGTCAGAGAGATCACTGAAGCAGTTTCCGAGATGATAAAGCCATCCAAGGCTGGTGAAGAGGATGGGAAGTTGCAGGCAGCAGCGAAGCCTCAGTTCTCGGAGCGGGAGCTTGCATTTCTCCTCAAGCTTATTCCAGAGTTGATTCAGCACTAG
- the LOC121249563 gene encoding double-stranded RNA-binding protein 5 isoform X2, producing the protein MYKNQLQELAQRSCFNLPSYACIREGPDHAPRFKASVNFNGEIFESPSYCTTLRQAEHAAAEVALNVLSTRGPARSLTARVLDETGIYKNLLQETAHRAGLNLPVYTTVRSGPGHVPVFTCTVELAGMNFTGEPAKTKKQAEKNAAIAAWSALKKMPNLVSFANREADISEEQDPAVVARVLSNFSPKDECKHMRRRDQNQTKRRMVRAQRDISWGSSSSSSNHMQKQPWRLMDLFMDSVPEGPLKKQNCFVSLLPPPPPRTASKILPPTSPRDSPSPYPSNRPIPVRVRGRSQIITPPIEEHQRDEEEWLGGKSNVIKKPTETEGPSNSNSSSAHGASSIYRQFPLSSTGKMAAIMLGNTAQHEQSHITTRPFGSRDPSRLATTPIKAPSTGATMAGTMYTGRFSPHRIAPAVNIRSVIPVCAAPPPIIRPSNPPAVKETSPSALSPSTSILPTPTGEGLSSSSSKLNKPQLGETQLGSEFNKLQL; encoded by the exons ATGTATAAAAATCAGCTGCAGGAATTGGCACAGAGAAGCTGTTTCAACCTTCCTTCTTATGCCTGCATCAGAGAAGGGCCTGATCATGCCCCAAGATTCAAAGCTTCTGTGAATTTCAACGGCGAAATCTTTGAAAGCCCGAGTTATTGCACCACATTAAGACAGGCAGAGCATGCAGCTGCTGAAGTAGCTCTCAATGTCCTGTCCACGAGAGGCCCTGCAAGGTCTCTAACTGCAAGAGTTCTT GATGAAACTGGGATTTACAAGAACCTCCTTCAAGAAACTGCTCATAGAGCTGGACTAAACCTTCCTGTATATACCACTGTACGATCGGGTCCTGGCCATGTCCCAGTATTCACTTGTACCGTTGAGCTTGCTGGTATGAATTTTACTGGTGAACCAGCCAAAACAAAGAAGCAAGCAGAGAAGAATGCTGCAATTGCAGCTTGGTCTGCcctaaaaaaaa TGCCAAACTTGGTTTCTTTCGCTAATAGAGAAGCAGACATTAGTGAAGAACAGGATCCGGCAGTTGTGGCAAGGGTTCTGTCAAATTTCAGTCCCAAAGATGAATGCAAACATATGAGGAGGAGGGATCAGAACCAAACAAAGAGGAGAATGGTCAGGGCTCAGAGAGACATAAGTTGGGGTTCTTCATCCTCATCTAGTAACCATATGCAGAAACAGCCATGGAGGCTTATGGATCTGTTTATGGACTCTGTCCCAGAAGGTCCACTTAAAAAACAGAACTGTTTTGTATCTCTTCTGCCTCCTCCCCCACCTAGAACAGCTTCAAAGATCTTACCACCAACTTCACCTAGAGACAGTCCATCTCCTTATCCATCAAATAGGCCTATTCCAGTAAGAGTCAGGGGTAGATCACAAATTATTACTCCTCCAATTGAAGAGCATCAAAGGGACGAAGAAGAGTGGCTCGGTGGGAAATCAAATGTAATTAAGAAACCTACAGAAACTGAAGGTCCAAGCAATTCAAATTCAAGTTCTGCCCACGGGGCAAGTTCAATATACAGGCAATTTCCTTTGTCCAGTACAGGGAAGATGGCGGCTATAATGCTTGGTAACACCGCTCAACATGAACAAAGCCACATCACAACAAGGCCTTTCGGTTCGCGAGATCCATCTAGATTGGcaacaactccaatcaaggcACCCAGTACTGGTGCCACCATGGCCGGGACTATGTACACTGGACGGTTCAGTCCTCACAGGATTGCCCCAGCAGTTAATATCAGATCAGTGATCCCAGTTTGTGCAGCACCACCACCAATTATCCGACCTTCAAATCCCCCAGCAGTAAAAGAAACTTCACCTTCAGCTTTAAGTCCTTCTACTTCAATATTGCCCACACCAACAGGAGAGGGGCTCTCATCATCTAGCTCGAAGTTGAACAAGCCACAGTTGGGCGAAACTCAGCTGGGTTCTGAGTTCAACAAGCTACAGTTATGA
- the LOC121249563 gene encoding double-stranded RNA-binding protein 2 isoform X1 has protein sequence MLCPERRVLCQCRSEKSGEVDMYKNQLQELAQRSCFNLPSYACIREGPDHAPRFKASVNFNGEIFESPSYCTTLRQAEHAAAEVALNVLSTRGPARSLTARVLDETGIYKNLLQETAHRAGLNLPVYTTVRSGPGHVPVFTCTVELAGMNFTGEPAKTKKQAEKNAAIAAWSALKKMPNLVSFANREADISEEQDPAVVARVLSNFSPKDECKHMRRRDQNQTKRRMVRAQRDISWGSSSSSSNHMQKQPWRLMDLFMDSVPEGPLKKQNCFVSLLPPPPPRTASKILPPTSPRDSPSPYPSNRPIPVRVRGRSQIITPPIEEHQRDEEEWLGGKSNVIKKPTETEGPSNSNSSSAHGASSIYRQFPLSSTGKMAAIMLGNTAQHEQSHITTRPFGSRDPSRLATTPIKAPSTGATMAGTMYTGRFSPHRIAPAVNIRSVIPVCAAPPPIIRPSNPPAVKETSPSALSPSTSILPTPTGEGLSSSSSKLNKPQLGETQLGSEFNKLQL, from the exons ATGCTCTGTCCTGAAAGACGAGTCCTATGCCAATGTAGGAGTGAGAAATCAGGCGAAGTAG ATATGTATAAAAATCAGCTGCAGGAATTGGCACAGAGAAGCTGTTTCAACCTTCCTTCTTATGCCTGCATCAGAGAAGGGCCTGATCATGCCCCAAGATTCAAAGCTTCTGTGAATTTCAACGGCGAAATCTTTGAAAGCCCGAGTTATTGCACCACATTAAGACAGGCAGAGCATGCAGCTGCTGAAGTAGCTCTCAATGTCCTGTCCACGAGAGGCCCTGCAAGGTCTCTAACTGCAAGAGTTCTT GATGAAACTGGGATTTACAAGAACCTCCTTCAAGAAACTGCTCATAGAGCTGGACTAAACCTTCCTGTATATACCACTGTACGATCGGGTCCTGGCCATGTCCCAGTATTCACTTGTACCGTTGAGCTTGCTGGTATGAATTTTACTGGTGAACCAGCCAAAACAAAGAAGCAAGCAGAGAAGAATGCTGCAATTGCAGCTTGGTCTGCcctaaaaaaaa TGCCAAACTTGGTTTCTTTCGCTAATAGAGAAGCAGACATTAGTGAAGAACAGGATCCGGCAGTTGTGGCAAGGGTTCTGTCAAATTTCAGTCCCAAAGATGAATGCAAACATATGAGGAGGAGGGATCAGAACCAAACAAAGAGGAGAATGGTCAGGGCTCAGAGAGACATAAGTTGGGGTTCTTCATCCTCATCTAGTAACCATATGCAGAAACAGCCATGGAGGCTTATGGATCTGTTTATGGACTCTGTCCCAGAAGGTCCACTTAAAAAACAGAACTGTTTTGTATCTCTTCTGCCTCCTCCCCCACCTAGAACAGCTTCAAAGATCTTACCACCAACTTCACCTAGAGACAGTCCATCTCCTTATCCATCAAATAGGCCTATTCCAGTAAGAGTCAGGGGTAGATCACAAATTATTACTCCTCCAATTGAAGAGCATCAAAGGGACGAAGAAGAGTGGCTCGGTGGGAAATCAAATGTAATTAAGAAACCTACAGAAACTGAAGGTCCAAGCAATTCAAATTCAAGTTCTGCCCACGGGGCAAGTTCAATATACAGGCAATTTCCTTTGTCCAGTACAGGGAAGATGGCGGCTATAATGCTTGGTAACACCGCTCAACATGAACAAAGCCACATCACAACAAGGCCTTTCGGTTCGCGAGATCCATCTAGATTGGcaacaactccaatcaaggcACCCAGTACTGGTGCCACCATGGCCGGGACTATGTACACTGGACGGTTCAGTCCTCACAGGATTGCCCCAGCAGTTAATATCAGATCAGTGATCCCAGTTTGTGCAGCACCACCACCAATTATCCGACCTTCAAATCCCCCAGCAGTAAAAGAAACTTCACCTTCAGCTTTAAGTCCTTCTACTTCAATATTGCCCACACCAACAGGAGAGGGGCTCTCATCATCTAGCTCGAAGTTGAACAAGCCACAGTTGGGCGAAACTCAGCTGGGTTCTGAGTTCAACAAGCTACAGTTATGA